In the genome of Nocardia terpenica, one region contains:
- a CDS encoding family 2B encapsulin nanocompartment shell protein, which yields MTIDLPPQIENHVRKSLSTGAARNLAHTTKSEPQMQGITSRWLTRRLPWTEVRGGVYRVNRRLTYTLGNGEIEFDVDGPQARVIPVELRELSQLRDMEDEDILGALAGSFEQRDLDPGEIVAEFGNPMDQLVLVVHGKLSKLGTGEYGETLGLGVLAGGMHAGDRMLVDRDAIWPFTVRTLTPTTLLVLSRAGLERVLDQAPALREHLDRVAAGPARPQTKHGEAEIDIASGHSGEPLIQGTFVDYEANPREYELSLGQSVLRIHTRVADLFNEPHNQIEQQLRLTIEALYERREHDLVNNTDFGLLHNCDLKQRIHTETGAPTPDDMDELLSMRRSTKLFLAHPKAIAAFGRECSKRGLYPDPVEVDGSRVPAWRGVPIFPCSKIPVSDTQTTSILAMRTGEQDQGVIGLHQTGIPDEYEPSLNVRFKGIDDQSIISYLISCYYSAAVLVPDALGILDNVLVARHSD from the coding sequence ATGACGATCGACCTTCCACCCCAGATCGAAAACCATGTTCGTAAGAGCCTTTCCACCGGCGCCGCGCGCAATCTGGCGCACACCACCAAGTCCGAGCCGCAGATGCAGGGCATCACCTCCCGGTGGCTGACCCGCAGGCTGCCGTGGACCGAGGTCAGAGGCGGTGTGTACCGGGTCAATCGGCGACTGACCTACACCCTCGGCAACGGTGAGATCGAGTTCGACGTCGACGGCCCGCAGGCCCGCGTCATCCCGGTCGAGCTGCGCGAGCTGTCGCAGCTGCGGGACATGGAGGACGAGGACATCCTGGGCGCCCTCGCCGGAAGTTTCGAACAGCGCGACCTCGACCCCGGCGAGATCGTCGCCGAATTCGGCAACCCGATGGATCAGCTGGTCCTGGTCGTGCACGGCAAGCTCAGCAAGCTCGGCACGGGCGAGTACGGCGAGACCCTCGGGCTGGGCGTGCTGGCCGGTGGCATGCACGCCGGTGATCGCATGCTGGTCGACCGGGACGCCATCTGGCCGTTCACCGTGCGGACCCTCACCCCGACGACGCTGCTGGTGCTGTCCCGGGCCGGGCTGGAACGCGTGCTGGACCAGGCGCCGGCCCTGCGCGAGCATCTGGACCGCGTCGCCGCCGGGCCCGCCCGCCCGCAGACCAAGCACGGCGAGGCCGAGATCGACATTGCCTCCGGGCACTCCGGCGAGCCGCTGATCCAGGGCACCTTCGTCGACTACGAGGCCAACCCCCGCGAGTACGAACTCAGCCTCGGGCAGAGCGTGCTGCGCATCCACACCCGCGTCGCGGACCTGTTCAACGAGCCGCACAACCAGATCGAACAGCAGCTGCGGCTGACCATCGAGGCCCTCTACGAACGCCGCGAACACGACCTGGTGAACAACACCGACTTCGGGCTGCTGCACAACTGCGATCTCAAGCAGCGGATCCACACCGAGACCGGCGCGCCCACCCCGGACGACATGGACGAGCTGCTGAGCATGCGGCGCAGCACGAAACTGTTTCTGGCGCACCCGAAGGCGATCGCCGCGTTCGGGCGCGAATGCAGCAAACGCGGGCTGTACCCCGATCCGGTCGAGGTCGACGGGAGCCGCGTCCCGGCCTGGCGCGGGGTGCCGATCTTCCCGTGCAGCAAGATCCCGGTCAGCGACACCCAGACCACCTCGATCCTGGCCATGCGCACCGGCGAGCAGGACCAGGGCGTAATCGGCCTGCACCAGACCGGAATTCCGGACGAATACGAGCCCAGCCTCAACGTCCGCTTCAAGGGCATCGACGACCAGTCGATCATCTCCTACCTGATCAGCTGCTACTACTCCGCCGCCGTGCTGGTCCCCGACGCGCTGGGCATTCTCGACAACGTCCTCGTCGCCCGGCACTCCGACTGA
- a CDS encoding AMP-binding protein, whose product MKFDTRTVVGSVQRLLATAQNGLEVIRFGGLTHDVESSPYEVTERKRMYRLRHYFPDDTTPGRPVALFVPPLMVSADIYDVNAEGGAVGILQRAGIDCWVIDFGSPATEEGGWKRDLADHVLALSSAIDTVTELTGRGVHLMGYSQGGMFAYQTTAYRFGKGVASIVTFGSPVDIVAGLPFGLPQGLVSDVADFVADHVLNRLPITDSMVRIGFQMLDPVKTAKARVDFLRQLHDREALLPKERQRRFLQQDGFVGYAGPAAADLLKQFVAHNRMMLGGFVIRDQPVSLAELRCPILAFVGEVDDIGQPVAVRGIVRAAPNADVYEASLMAGHFGLVAGSTATTRTWPLVRDWIRWIGGGGERPEGIEPMDEPADAARRRTAATRVVHTAAALAEAGAGIGQALTDIAGSTLRGSVELTGEAARALPRLTRLGMIQSHTRISLGRLLDEQARRAPLRECFLFDDRVHTNAAMNVRIDNVVRGLVSEGVRPAARVGVLMETRPSALVAVAALSRIGAVAVLLAPGGELQRAMEITGARTLVADPENLRDAAATGARVLVLGGGDARGLDLPHDGEVVDLEQIDPEQVRLPGWYRPNPGLARELAFVLVTGTGDKLDIKYITNHRWALSAFGTATAADLDRRDTVYCLAPLHHSSGLLVSLGGAVAGGSRIALARSLDPARFAEEVHRYGVTVVTYTWTMMRDILDADSFPDGRPHPIRLFIGSGMPAGLWRRTTERFAPARVLEFYASIEGDVVLANVSGSKTGCKGRPVPGTARVELIAYDSVTGEIRTDAQGFARRAADNEVGLLIGKASETVDISLGGLRGVFTPGDAWMPTENLFRRDGDGDYWLMDRRDTVIQTPHGPVYTQPIVDALNDITAVDLEVAFGLPAGGTTLAVAAVSLRRGYRLEPKDVTEGLRALDPAQRPDLVYVVDEIPRSSTYRPSTRAVQAAVRLQPGEKTWYFDRTTETYEPLTPEVLDQLLRRTTR is encoded by the coding sequence GTGAAGTTCGATACGAGGACCGTGGTGGGGTCGGTGCAGCGGTTGCTGGCAACCGCGCAGAACGGGCTGGAAGTGATCCGGTTCGGCGGGCTGACCCACGACGTCGAGTCCTCCCCGTACGAGGTCACCGAGCGCAAGCGGATGTACCGGCTGCGGCACTACTTCCCCGACGACACCACCCCGGGCCGCCCCGTCGCGCTGTTCGTGCCGCCGCTCATGGTGAGCGCCGACATCTACGACGTGAACGCCGAAGGCGGTGCGGTGGGCATCCTGCAGCGCGCCGGGATCGACTGCTGGGTCATCGATTTCGGCTCTCCCGCCACGGAAGAGGGCGGCTGGAAGCGCGACCTGGCCGACCACGTGCTGGCCCTGTCCAGCGCCATCGATACCGTCACCGAGCTGACCGGGCGCGGCGTGCACCTGATGGGATATTCGCAGGGCGGCATGTTCGCCTACCAGACCACCGCCTACCGCTTCGGCAAGGGCGTGGCGAGCATCGTGACCTTCGGCAGCCCGGTCGACATCGTCGCCGGACTGCCGTTCGGGCTGCCGCAGGGCCTGGTGTCCGACGTCGCCGATTTCGTGGCCGATCACGTGCTCAACCGGCTGCCGATCACCGACTCCATGGTGCGCATCGGCTTTCAAATGCTGGATCCGGTCAAGACCGCCAAGGCCCGCGTCGACTTCCTGCGCCAGCTGCACGACCGCGAGGCGCTGCTGCCCAAGGAGCGGCAGCGCCGCTTCCTCCAGCAGGACGGCTTCGTCGGCTACGCCGGTCCGGCCGCCGCCGACCTGCTCAAGCAGTTCGTCGCGCACAACCGGATGATGCTGGGCGGGTTCGTGATTCGCGATCAGCCGGTGTCGCTGGCGGAGCTGAGGTGCCCGATCCTGGCGTTCGTCGGCGAGGTGGACGACATCGGGCAGCCGGTCGCGGTGCGCGGCATCGTGCGGGCCGCGCCGAACGCCGACGTCTACGAGGCCAGCCTGATGGCGGGCCATTTCGGCCTGGTCGCGGGCAGCACGGCCACCACGCGGACCTGGCCGCTGGTGCGCGACTGGATCCGCTGGATCGGTGGCGGGGGCGAGCGGCCCGAGGGTATCGAGCCGATGGACGAGCCCGCCGACGCCGCCCGCCGGCGCACGGCCGCCACCCGCGTCGTGCACACCGCCGCCGCGCTCGCCGAGGCCGGCGCCGGGATCGGCCAGGCGCTCACCGACATCGCGGGCAGCACGCTGCGCGGCTCGGTGGAGCTGACCGGCGAGGCGGCCCGCGCGCTGCCCCGCCTGACCCGGCTGGGCATGATTCAGTCGCACACCCGAATCTCGTTGGGGCGCTTGCTCGACGAGCAGGCGCGGCGGGCGCCGCTGCGGGAGTGCTTCCTGTTCGACGACCGCGTGCACACCAATGCCGCGATGAACGTGCGCATCGACAACGTGGTCCGCGGGCTCGTCTCCGAGGGCGTGCGCCCGGCCGCCCGGGTCGGGGTGCTCATGGAGACCCGGCCCAGCGCGCTGGTCGCGGTGGCGGCGCTGTCGCGGATCGGCGCGGTCGCCGTGCTGCTCGCGCCGGGAGGCGAACTACAACGAGCGATGGAAATAACCGGCGCCCGCACCCTCGTCGCCGATCCGGAGAATCTGCGGGACGCGGCCGCCACCGGCGCCCGGGTGCTGGTGCTCGGCGGTGGCGACGCGCGCGGCCTGGACCTGCCGCACGACGGCGAGGTGGTCGACCTCGAGCAGATCGATCCGGAACAGGTGCGCCTGCCCGGCTGGTACCGGCCGAATCCGGGCCTGGCGCGCGAACTGGCGTTCGTGCTCGTCACCGGCACCGGCGACAAGCTCGACATCAAATACATCACCAACCACCGCTGGGCGCTGTCGGCGTTCGGCACCGCGACCGCCGCCGACCTGGATCGCCGCGACACCGTGTATTGCCTTGCGCCGCTGCATCATTCGTCCGGGCTGTTGGTGAGCCTGGGCGGCGCGGTGGCGGGCGGCAGCCGGATCGCGCTGGCGCGCTCGCTGGATCCGGCGCGGTTCGCCGAGGAGGTGCACCGCTACGGCGTCACCGTCGTCACCTACACGTGGACGATGATGCGCGACATCCTCGACGCCGACTCCTTCCCCGACGGGCGCCCGCATCCGATCCGGCTGTTCATCGGGTCCGGCATGCCCGCCGGGCTGTGGCGGCGCACCACCGAAAGGTTCGCTCCCGCACGGGTTCTGGAGTTCTACGCCTCCATCGAGGGAGATGTGGTGCTGGCCAACGTGTCCGGCTCGAAGACCGGCTGCAAGGGCCGCCCGGTGCCCGGCACCGCCAGGGTGGAGCTCATCGCCTACGATTCGGTGACCGGCGAGATCCGTACCGACGCACAGGGTTTCGCGCGCCGCGCCGCCGACAACGAGGTGGGCCTGCTGATCGGCAAGGCGTCGGAGACCGTCGACATCTCCCTCGGCGGCCTGCGCGGGGTGTTCACGCCGGGCGATGCCTGGATGCCCACCGAGAACCTGTTCCGCCGCGACGGCGACGGCGACTACTGGCTGATGGACCGCCGCGACACGGTGATCCAGACCCCGCACGGCCCGGTCTACACGCAGCCGATCGTGGACGCGCTCAACGACATCACCGCGGTCGACCTGGAGGTGGCGTTCGGCCTGCCCGCCGGTGGCACGACCCTGGCGGTCGCCGCGGTCAGCCTCCGCCGGGGCTACCGGCTCGAGCCCAAGGACGTCACCGAGGGCCTGCGCGCCCTCGATCCGGCCCAGCGCCCCGACCTGGTGTACGTGGTGGACGAGATTCCGCGCAGTTCCACCTACCGCCCCTCCACCCGCGCCGTCCAGGCCGCGGTCCGCCTGCAGCCCGGCGAGAAGACCTGGTACTTCGACCGCACCACCGAGACCTACGAGCCGCTGACTCCCGAGGTGCTCGACCAACTGCTCCGCCGGACCACGCGGTGA
- a CDS encoding GNAT family N-acetyltransferase, with protein sequence MIRPAREADLPGLRELERAAGKPFADIGMSSVAEDEPPSIEQLRAFADDGRAWVIADATDTPIAYLILDVVDGNAHIDQVSVHPDHAGRRLGRDLIEYAAEWAVARGIAALTLTTFTEVPWNGPYYERLGFHRLPVAQETPGLRAARAAEAAHGLDAWPRACMRRELPRTPE encoded by the coding sequence GTGATCCGCCCGGCACGCGAGGCCGACCTGCCGGGTCTGCGCGAATTGGAGCGGGCGGCGGGAAAACCGTTCGCCGACATCGGAATGTCGTCGGTCGCCGAGGACGAGCCGCCCTCGATCGAGCAGCTGCGGGCCTTCGCCGACGACGGCCGCGCCTGGGTGATCGCCGACGCGACCGACACTCCGATCGCCTACCTCATCCTCGACGTGGTCGACGGCAACGCCCACATCGACCAGGTGTCGGTGCATCCCGATCACGCGGGCAGGCGGCTGGGTCGCGACCTCATCGAGTACGCCGCGGAATGGGCCGTCGCGCGCGGGATTGCGGCGCTGACCCTGACGACGTTCACCGAAGTCCCCTGGAACGGACCGTATTACGAGCGCCTCGGCTTCCACCGGCTGCCCGTCGCACAGGAGACACCCGGCCTGCGTGCCGCGCGCGCCGCCGAGGCCGCGCACGGCCTGGACGCCTGGCCGCGCGCCTGTATGCGCCGCGAGCTACCGCGAACCCCCGAATAA
- a CDS encoding alpha/beta hydrolase, translating to MRSILSVALLAAVCAACGSGSKSTTPAAPPIAWKACPPAYGTLVQCADIEVPLDWDKPDGDKITVGIDRLPASDPSHRIGALVVNPGGPGGVGTELVAGESTHPGALFPPELRARFDLVGLDPRGIGTSRPAVRCDPDLQNKLTDIFPADEAAYRAMVAANRAYGDSCRTRTGPLLDHVDTVAVARDLDVIRQRLDAGPLNYLGLSYGTEIGFEYARLFPTGSRALALDGALVHSLPPSSMHVYEAEAFEDSLHRFADWCRGATDCALGTDDAVAVVHDLATRARQAPLPAPGCAASHQCAPQVGAGDLLSQIQDGLLFKPARSASGTGWAGLATHLDQARPGDASGLSPQAATETGNAGQAVGCAEFRADYDTYAAFKTEQILGETIAPDTLGAGQSYGYLAQCQGWPGAFSNPPHTALAKPTITPLLINATHDPSTFYGWAQLLSTEIPNAVLLTRNGDGHTSFLIPGQTRDAITRYLIDGTLPAPGTVLPD from the coding sequence GTGAGGTCGATCCTGTCCGTGGCGCTGCTGGCGGCGGTCTGCGCGGCCTGCGGATCCGGCTCCAAGAGCACCACCCCCGCCGCGCCGCCGATCGCGTGGAAGGCGTGCCCGCCCGCGTACGGCACGCTCGTCCAGTGCGCGGATATCGAGGTCCCGCTGGACTGGGACAAGCCCGACGGCGACAAGATCACGGTCGGGATCGATCGGCTGCCCGCCTCGGACCCGAGTCACCGGATCGGCGCCCTGGTCGTCAATCCGGGCGGGCCGGGCGGGGTGGGGACCGAGCTCGTCGCGGGCGAAAGCACCCACCCCGGCGCATTGTTCCCGCCGGAATTGCGGGCCCGGTTCGACCTCGTCGGGCTCGATCCCCGCGGCATCGGCACCAGCCGCCCCGCGGTGCGCTGCGATCCCGACCTGCAGAACAAGCTCACCGACATCTTCCCCGCCGACGAGGCCGCCTATCGGGCCATGGTCGCGGCGAATCGGGCCTACGGCGACAGTTGCCGCACCCGCACCGGCCCGCTGCTCGATCACGTGGACACCGTCGCGGTGGCCCGGGACCTGGACGTGATCCGGCAGCGCCTCGACGCGGGCCCGCTGAACTATCTCGGGCTGTCCTACGGCACCGAGATCGGATTCGAGTACGCGCGCCTGTTCCCGACCGGCAGCCGCGCCCTCGCCCTGGACGGCGCCCTGGTGCATTCGCTGCCACCCAGCTCCATGCACGTGTACGAGGCCGAGGCGTTCGAGGACAGCCTGCACCGCTTCGCCGACTGGTGTCGCGGCGCGACCGACTGCGCCCTGGGCACCGACGATGCCGTCGCCGTCGTCCACGACCTGGCGACCCGCGCCCGGCAGGCCCCGCTCCCCGCACCCGGCTGCGCGGCCTCCCACCAGTGCGCCCCCCAGGTCGGCGCGGGCGACCTGCTGTCGCAGATCCAGGACGGCCTGCTGTTCAAGCCCGCGCGGTCCGCGTCCGGAACCGGATGGGCGGGCCTGGCCACGCACCTGGATCAGGCACGCCCCGGCGACGCCAGCGGCCTGTCACCCCAGGCGGCCACCGAGACCGGCAATGCCGGACAGGCCGTCGGCTGCGCCGAATTCCGCGCCGACTACGACACCTACGCCGCGTTCAAAACCGAGCAGATCCTCGGCGAAACCATCGCCCCCGACACCCTGGGCGCGGGCCAGTCCTACGGCTACCTGGCCCAATGCCAAGGCTGGCCGGGCGCTTTCAGCAACCCACCGCACACCGCACTCGCGAAACCGACGATCACACCGCTCCTGATCAACGCCACCCACGACCCGTCCACCTTCTACGGCTGGGCCCAACTCCTGTCCACCGAGATCCCCAACGCGGTCCTGCTGACCCGAAACGGCGACGGCCACACCTCGTTCCTGATCCCCGGCCAGACCCGAGACGCCATCACCCGCTACCTGATCGACGGCACTCTCCCCGCCCCGGGAACGGTGCTGCCGGACTGA
- the rffA gene encoding dTDP-4-amino-4,6-dideoxygalactose transaminase, with amino-acid sequence MSTDRIIFSRPHRAAGELANLEAVLASDHSHGDGPFTAAATAKLKAITGAPYALLTTSCTHALEMAGLLLELGPDDEVIVPSFAFTSTATAMALRGATCVFVDIDERGNIDPESVAAAITPRTKAIALIHYGGVAAEMDRLQEIADAHGIAIVEDTAHALGATWRGRPLGSIGTAGALSFHDTKNIHCGEGGALLLNDEILMARAEIIREKGTDRARFLRGAVDKYSWQDIGSSYLPSELNAAVLDAQLAEFDTIQAGRFRVWNAYAAGLPDWARRNDIRLMQVPPDREHTAHLYYLRTPTEDRRDDLIAHLRERGISAPFHYVPLDSSPAGLKLGRTPHPCVRTAEFSGTLVRLPLWPGLSDAQVQRVLEAVTAFEV; translated from the coding sequence GTGAGTACTGACCGCATCATCTTCAGCCGCCCCCACCGCGCCGCCGGGGAGCTCGCGAATCTGGAGGCGGTGCTGGCCTCCGATCACAGCCACGGCGACGGACCCTTCACCGCGGCGGCCACCGCGAAGCTGAAGGCGATCACCGGCGCGCCCTACGCGCTGCTGACCACCTCGTGCACGCACGCGCTGGAGATGGCCGGGCTGCTGCTGGAACTCGGCCCGGACGACGAGGTGATCGTCCCGAGTTTCGCGTTCACCTCGACCGCGACCGCCATGGCGCTGCGCGGGGCCACCTGCGTGTTCGTGGACATCGACGAGCGCGGCAATATCGATCCGGAGTCGGTGGCGGCGGCGATCACTCCCCGCACCAAGGCGATCGCGCTCATCCACTACGGCGGCGTGGCCGCGGAGATGGACCGGCTGCAGGAGATCGCCGACGCGCACGGCATCGCGATCGTGGAGGACACCGCGCACGCGCTCGGCGCCACCTGGCGCGGGCGGCCGCTGGGCAGCATCGGCACGGCCGGGGCGCTGAGTTTCCACGACACCAAGAACATTCACTGCGGCGAGGGCGGCGCGCTGCTGCTGAACGACGAAATCCTCATGGCGCGTGCGGAAATCATCCGGGAGAAGGGCACCGACCGGGCCCGCTTCCTGCGCGGCGCGGTGGACAAGTACTCCTGGCAGGACATCGGATCCAGTTATCTGCCCAGCGAATTGAACGCCGCGGTGCTGGATGCCCAACTGGCCGAGTTCGATACGATCCAGGCCGGGCGGTTCCGGGTGTGGAACGCCTACGCCGCCGGGCTGCCGGATTGGGCGCGCCGCAACGACATTCGCCTCATGCAGGTTCCGCCGGATCGCGAGCACACCGCCCACCTGTACTACCTGCGCACGCCGACCGAGGACCGCCGCGACGATCTCATCGCGCACCTGCGCGAGCGGGGCATCTCGGCCCCGTTCCACTATGTGCCCCTGGATTCCAGCCCCGCGGGCCTGAAACTGGGCCGCACCCCGCACCCGTGCGTGCGCACCGCCGAATTCTCCGGCACCCTGGTCCGCCTGCCGCTGTGGCCGGGCCTGAGCGATGCCCAGGTCCAGCGCGTCCTCGAGGCGGTCACCGCCTTCGAGGTGTGA
- a CDS encoding glycosyltransferase, giving the protein MPIPSARSHHRIPVAHARAGGHPGRAHAVSVVVPVYRGEDTIAGLVAELHELSRPTTTPGGTAFVVDEIVLVHDHGPDRSDLVLQRLDREYEQVRVVWLSRNFGQDAATIAGMAAARGEWIVTMDEDGQHDPGFIGTFIDTALSQRADLVYSKPTNTRPHGVLRNLTSRGSKVVLATLFAFPDSTRFESYRLIRGDIGRQLAEVASNGVYLDVALTWVVDNTAQAPVLLRAEGRENSGYNYRRLFSLFWKMVLCSGTRGLRVVSMLGVTLAASGLVYAAIIVWQKMFGHGDNPEGWASTIVVLLLVSGAILFSLGLIAEYLGVALHILVGKPLYLTVDSPTPRPDAETPALTTSAAIGGNNPGEY; this is encoded by the coding sequence ATGCCGATTCCCTCCGCTCGCTCGCACCACCGCATACCCGTCGCGCATGCGCGCGCGGGCGGGCACCCGGGCCGGGCGCACGCGGTCTCGGTGGTCGTGCCGGTGTATCGCGGCGAGGACACCATCGCCGGTCTCGTCGCCGAACTGCACGAGCTGTCGCGGCCCACCACCACGCCGGGCGGCACCGCCTTCGTCGTCGACGAGATCGTGCTCGTGCACGACCACGGCCCCGATCGTTCCGACCTGGTGCTGCAACGGCTCGACCGCGAATACGAGCAGGTCCGCGTGGTGTGGCTGAGTCGCAACTTCGGTCAGGACGCCGCCACCATCGCCGGGATGGCCGCCGCGCGCGGCGAGTGGATCGTGACCATGGACGAGGACGGGCAGCACGATCCCGGATTCATCGGCACGTTCATCGATACCGCGCTGTCGCAGCGGGCCGATCTGGTGTATTCCAAGCCGACCAACACCCGCCCGCACGGCGTGCTGCGCAACCTCACCTCGCGCGGGTCGAAGGTCGTGCTGGCCACGCTGTTCGCCTTCCCGGATTCGACCCGGTTCGAGAGCTACCGGCTGATCCGCGGCGATATCGGGCGCCAGCTGGCCGAGGTCGCCTCCAACGGCGTGTATCTGGACGTGGCGCTGACCTGGGTGGTCGACAACACCGCGCAGGCGCCGGTACTGCTGCGCGCCGAGGGCCGGGAGAACTCCGGGTACAACTACCGGCGGCTGTTCTCGCTGTTCTGGAAGATGGTGCTGTGCAGCGGAACTCGCGGCCTGCGGGTGGTGAGCATGCTGGGCGTCACGCTGGCGGCCAGCGGCCTGGTGTACGCGGCGATCATCGTGTGGCAGAAGATGTTCGGGCACGGCGACAACCCCGAGGGCTGGGCCTCCACCATCGTGGTGCTGCTGCTGGTCTCGGGCGCGATCCTGTTCTCGCTGGGGCTGATCGCGGAGTATCTCGGTGTGGCGCTGCATATTCTGGTGGGCAAACCCCTGTATCTGACGGTAGATTCGCCCACGCCGCGCCCCGACGCCGAGACGCCGGCACTGACCACGTCCGCAGCGATCGGGGGGAACAACCCGGGTGAGTACTGA